The genomic stretch TTATTAATGAGTAGCATTACTTCATCTGTCAAGAACCTTGGAAGTTTTTTCATCTATACGAATATCTGTAATTTTTCCATCTTTTACTGCTATATCTTTAAGTACTTCTATTGTCTGAGCAGTTCCAATTGGTGGAAAACTTCTTGTTAGAATTGGTTCATAAAAGACTCTTATTTCATCTCCTTTCTTTAAATCTTTTAAAGCTACTAATGTATTATCTATTGGATTTTTTATTTTTGTATCTTTAGTTATATTTAAAGCTATAATGTCATAACCGACATTTTTCAATTGCTTTCCTTTTACTAAAATTCTTGTTCTTTCATTTATTTTTTGAATTTCTACAATTTTTCCAGTTGTTTCTAAAATAGATAAGTTTTCAATAGAATTTTTTTTATTATTAATATGTATAGTACCAGTTTCATCTCTAATTACATCTATTTTTAGTATGTCTGTTATAAAGTTTAACGGTACATAAGTTTTTCCATCTTTAATTTCTGGAGCTGTTCCAAGAGCTATTGGAGACATCCTGCCAAATGTATATTGATCTTTATCTATTTTTACCATAATCCAATGAGCTCCTTTTGTAATTTCAATTTCTCTATTTTCAGCATTCCACTTTAACTGGTATCCTAAAGTTTCAACAATTAGTCTTAATGGAAGCATTGTGACACCATTTTTTTTCATATAGACTTTCGTTTC from Caminicella sporogenes DSM 14501 encodes the following:
- a CDS encoding stalk domain-containing protein, whose amino-acid sequence is MKSKKLIGITLMGITLASSMSFSFAEYNPNKVINEPITTLSIKQQDSFKKTHINLIINNKALNHEETKVYMKKNGVTMLPLRLIVETLGYQLKWNAENREIEITKGAHWIMVKIDKDQYTFGRMSPIALGTAPEIKDGKTYVPLNFITDILKIDVIRDETGTIHINNKKNSIENLSILETTGKIVEIQKINERTRILVKGKQLKNVGYDIIALNITKDTKIKNPIDNTLVALKDLKKGDEIRVFYEPILTRSFPPIGTAQTIEVLKDIAVKDGKITDIRIDEKTSKVLDR